The Anopheles merus strain MAF chromosome 2L, AmerM5.1, whole genome shotgun sequence genome has a segment encoding these proteins:
- the LOC121594916 gene encoding AT-rich interactive domain-containing protein 2 isoform X1 translates to MTTDVVKIERTGVPMAIDESTNDASGASFSSVSGGGAAGVGGGGTVAGSAAGTPRESAKSQNLRRTLAKPPMEKDKCSFLNDLQTFHEKHGTPYLKLPKISGKDVDLHKLYSIVIGRGGWMKVNAREDWDEVIEELDLPTRCVNNEIALKQIYIRYLDRYERVNFHGEDKDPAEDEDDEKRLHRRWSVRMLHSTPTVYNHHQHNVPEGLRSSLKLSDDLYRASEYDKLILSLLSPLPNEQDFAINVCTLMSNENKHTLKVDKCPRLVYVLLAHAGVFNHFSLRDTFDEYYSNIRKNSLQRFWKECLFEKPQVLELSLEDCFAKMGADPSALIASIYQQDEPDEEMDGKSGGNDGEAARRADSDFEIMKGRLSTATLRTFLSLGTGLGTNDYIGQRVLQIAAIFRNLSFNEENLPVLGHNRTFIRFLIMCANSRWNNLHHLGLDMLGNIANEIDINDPQSDEVTRCLVSTLSEGLEGADRGVIISCLEVLSKIAQKESNEENLNRCLNQQLYDQISLFLCLNDIMLLLYTLECIYSLTSMGEKPCNAIMHIRGVIDTLVSLVTVEAQSYGPDACILMRVVETIPGNMATHHAQGAYYANAAGQPGQANPPPPTMTQLTVHKDAAQVQGGGQGQVGNNPHVVYPTPEVPKLPTLTVTSKPVPSSPHVPQQPVQQQQIVLQAGTVQTVTQSHPAGAGPNPQIVTVTRPPAADSPQIPVNVIARPDSTVSAAQAMASHQQTTVTVNASPQPNTIQQQQTVTVGGGVGVVVHSPTASPAAITAKHIQQQQAQESEQFAYAWLRASFEAAPAVRMDQQELYKLYLATNGKLGRKVVLPQTHFPRCVRAVFGGTVGPVQLKIEQKGVETVGYYYEGLRLRAKPLPIVHKGTVLTPAVESTAAGTTSTISSIVTLIKQDEQQPNSKLTTPTSGCTAVITAVTTQHAATTIGRELSFSSSTTVSTTIAKPATVISNAGTAAGRTIVSTGQETYRSLEVIQTSLSQATPATSSPGTFRSSSVIAMAPPSSNASTPSAMKQQSQTSGQTVSVLHKTIPTPLQAVKSSQQQTQPRAVLHFTQAQSVKTIDGSSVGGASTPSVGSGGSSTIGKQLIVTQVGGKNVLINKATAGQQHQYIPTTPSSPLLQQVLSSDQKNNVIVVNQTTISPQPAGSLHGSPGPSAHLQTGTGTTTIMNQSGTISSTTTNPSALIKSLLANKVTTAVTDSTLSAATAGSAAAAAAAAAPYSSSLSTTTITNSPTTNCLIAPNVNVHQVVQRQQMQKQKQLIEQKLLSNSPINPSVVVTSNNPNNLTNIKVGNSTISIKPGTLPTNTVITATNPHETSFNAPPPLAPLSQTGIQQGTIIKTIAAAPHDPSQHHMGSPGGSKLLPNKVLSELLEKKPGEMIIAGETTIKRKYDVTDTSMEPPVKRMEGGTKTADLYAELAGSITEGEDVEEQTTAAAAQEAEQQAAKLKLQQIAHQQQQQQQQQQHLVQQQHQQQQQQQQQQQMITMPVSMQRQIIVTPNSAQPMIISTPTANVGSNPVQQQQQQQLTSQTTATIKTDSGYQTVPIILQHNAMGGGGTLQLQKASAAPGGAIMQSSVLAAPQHPQPTQYILATNPQGQTYVVAQQPQPQPQLQQTVLLAQGQQHGGTGQKTIIIVQQQQPQQQTTATSLPQMTMQSAMGPNQGGQTTQKIFLNQQGQQILMTQLPRQMIVSHAGPSVSGGATIITSSAPTMMPGSSTGTTMIATGGGGGAVGGGGTIIEKKPIYITTNAQGNTISFEGPPQQLQMQTIQAGSTVGGGGGGGTYQIKQYGNVQQQQQQQQQQHIIQQANLSTGGPVGQQTIQFIQQPGTVVQTQGHLASATQSMQPQQIVFQTHGGGTGGGTAQIIQQQIIQAAPSGQHAGQHIVQKVLHQQQPTQQQQQHHLIHTIKGNQTQMITVQQQKQPMATITSQQAQQQPQPSTSQLPSTLSIQRQTVGGSPLSQTLVPPKPMPVPNVGLTVASSAPPAPTPGLPGGKQQYFQVVQQKISPAPSQGTGGGNTAVQGTVVTAQQHLRHMAGPSGSTITSQGGQQSLVPSITVTAIPAHSATTPTTTSTITSGQFAASLMAQAAGLNVPVTTTTSATVSAATASSISTSSVPAVASAQPTVTAQPPPPPPPPIANTITIPVSVATANGGTSTSIQMIPAMDPQKIVEEDVDPSWPWVCDWRGCPRKKFQSATEVFRHACTVHCPDTVDVSADIYCQWGPGPNLCDNLPRKRFSLMTHLLDRHCTADSFKTAVQRRLAGGPQQPVQPYPVTLIRQPGPANAAIANSSSTSAAPSSAGDRGSPAPASCTKVESTGGTSEGSSGSGSSSTNGPGQLSAAGPAAMHAIKRYSMDYVNSKEFQDEMEGPVTKSIRLTSALILRNLVVYTNSAKRSLRMYEAHLAGVALSNVESSRTVAQLLFEMNDTGPNY, encoded by the exons ATGACGACGGACGTAGTGAAAATAGAACGCACCGGCGTGCCGATGGCCATCGACGAGAGCACGAACGATGCGAGCGGTGCCAGCTTCAGCAGCgtcagtggtggtggtgcagccGGTGTTGGCGGTGGCGGGACCGTCGCCGGAAGCGCGGCCGGAACACCGAGGGAATCGGCCAAATCGCAAAACCTGCGCCGCACTCTGGCCAAGCCACCGATGGAGAAGGATAAGTGCAGTTTCCTGAACGATCTGCAGACATTTCACGAGAAGCACGG CACACCGTACCTGAAGCTGCCAAAGATAAGCGGCAAGGATGTCGATCTGCACAAACTCTACTCGATCGTTATTGGTCGGGGCGGATGGATGAAG GTAAATGCTCGCGAAGATTGGGACGAGGTGATTGAAGAGCTGGATCTGCCGACCCGGTGTGTGAATAACGAGATTGCGCTGAAGCAAATATACATCCGCTACCTGGATCGGTACGAGCGGGTGAATTTCCACGGCGAGGATAAAGACCCGGCGGaagacgaggacgacgagaaGCGGCTTCATCGGCGCTGGTCAGTCCGAATGCTACACTCTACCCCGACCGTgtacaaccaccaccaacacaacgtGCCGGAAGGGTTGCGGTCCTCGTTGAAGCTTTCCGACGATCTCTACCGGGCGTCCGAGTATGACAAGCTGATACTGTCGCTGCTGTCGCCGCTACCGAACGAGCAGGACTTTGCCATCAACGTGTGCACGCTGATGTCCAACGAGAACAAGCACACGCTCAAGGTGGACAAGTGTCCGCGGCTGGTGTACGTGCTGCTCGCGCATGCCGGGGTTTTCAATCACTTCTCGCTGAGGGACACGTTCGACGAGTACTACTCGAACATTCGCAAGAACTCCTTGCAGCGCTTCTGGAAGGAGTGTCTGTTCGAGAAGCCGCAAGTGCTGGAATTGTCGCTGGAGGACTGCTTCGCAAAGATGGGCGCCGATCCGAGCGCACTGATCGCTTCCATCTACCAGCAGGACGAGCCGGACGAAGAAATGGACGGCAAGTCGGGCGGCAACGATGGTGAAGCAGCAAGGCGTGCCGATAGTGATTTTGAAATCATGAAGGGACGATTAAGCACGGCAACGCTTCGTACCTTTCTCAGCCTCGGAACTGGCCTGGGAACGAACGATTACATCGGGCAGCGGGTGCTACAGATCGCGGCCATTTTCCGGAACCTGAGCTTCAACGAGGAAAATCTACCCGTACTGGGGCACAATCGTACGTTCATTCGCTTTCTGATCATGTGTGCCAACTCGCGGTGGAACAATCTCCACCATCTTGGGCTGGACATGCTGGGCAACATTGCGAACGAGATCGACATTAACGACCCGCAGTCGGATGAGGTGACGCGGTGCCTCGTGTCGACGCTGTCCGAAGGGCTGGAGGGTGCCGATCGGGGCGTCATCATCAGCTGCCTGGAGGTGCTGAGCAAGATCGCCCAGAAGGAGTCCAACGAGGAAAATCTGAACCGCTGCCTCAACCAGCAGCTGTACGATCAGATCAGCTTGTTTCTCTGCCTGAACGAcatcatgctgctgctgtacacGCTGGAATGCATCTACTCGCTGACGTCGATGGGCGAGAAACCCTGCAACGCGATCATGCACATCCGCGGCGTGATCGATACGCTCGTATCGTTGGTGACGGTGGAGGCCCAAAGCTACGGTCCGGATGCGTGCATTCTGATGCGCGTGGTCGAAACCATCCCCGGCAATATGGCCACCCATCATGCGCAGGGAGCGTACTACGCGAATGCGGCCGGTCAGCCCGGTCAAGCCAATCCGCCGCCTCCGACGATGACACAACTTACCGTCCACAAAGACGCCGCACAGGTGCAGGGCGGTGGGCAGGGGCAAGTGGGTAACAATCCACACGTCGTCTACCCAACGCCCGAAGTGCCGAAACTTCCCACGCTGACTGTCACTAGCAAACCGGTGCCATCTTCTCCACATGTACCGCAGCAGCCGgtgcaacagcaacagatcGTGCTGCAAGCTGGCACGGTGCAGACAGTAACCCAAAGCCACCCCGCGGGTGCTGGACCCAATCCCCAAATCGTTACCGTGACGCGTCCACCGGCAGCCGATTCTCCCCAGATCCCCGTGAACGTGATTGCCCGGCCCGATTCTACAGTGTCGGCAGCGCAGGCTATGGCATCGCACCAGCAGACGACGGTTACAGTGAATGCATCACCCCAACCCAACACgatacagcagcaacaaaccgtcactgttggtggtggtgttggcgtGGTAGTGCACAGCCCCACTGCATCGCCGGCTGCTATCACTGCCAAGcacatccagcagcagcaggcgcagGAAAGCGAGCAGTTTGCCTACGCTTGGCTGCGTGCATCGTTCGAGGCAGCGCCGGCCGTTCGAATGGATCAACAGGAGCTGTATAAGCTCTATCTGGCCACGAATGGGAAGCTGGGCCGTAAGGTGGTGCTTCCCCAAACACACTTTCCGCGCTGTGTACGGGCCGTTTTCGGTGGAACCGTTGGGCCAGTGCAGCTGAAAATAGAACAGAAAGGAGTCGAAACGGTTGGATACTACTACGAGGGGTTGCGGCTCCGCGCCAAGCCATTGCCGATCGTTCACAAAGGCACTGTGTTG ACGCCAGCTGTAGAGTCTACTGCAGCTGGTACTACTAGCACTATCAGTAGCATCGTCACGCTGATAAAACAAGACGAACAACAACCGAACAGCAAACTAACAACCCCAACCAGCGGCTGTACTGCTGTAATTACCGCCGTCACAACACAGCATGCTGCGACCACCATTGGGCGAGAGCTGAGTTTCAGCTCATCCACTACCGTCAGTACGACAATCGCTAAACCCGCAACGGTGATCAGCAATGCAGGCACAGCTGCTGGACGGACAATCGTGTCCACTGGGCAAGAAACTTATCGCTCACTAGAAGTCATTCAAACAAGCTTATCCCAAGCAACACCGGCTACCTCCTCTCCTGGAACGTTCCGTTCCTCGTCGGTTATAGCAATGGCTCCACCGAGCAGTAATGCTTCGACCCCATCCGCCATGAAGCAACAATCACAGACCTCCGGGCAAACGGTATCCGTACTGCATAAAACGATACCGACACCGCTCCAGGCGGTCAAATCGTCACAGCAACAAACGCAACCGCGGGCAGTGTTGCACTTTACACAAGCGCAATCGGTGAAGACAATCGATGGTTCTTCTGTCGGAGGCGCTTCCACGCCTTCGGTGGGCTCGGGTGGGTCCAGTACGATCGGCAAACAACTCATAGTCACCCAAGTTGGGGGCAAAAACGTCCTAATCAATAAGGCGACGGCCGGC caacaacaccaataCATACCGACGACACCTTCGTCGCCGCTGCTCCAGCAAGTCCTTAGCAGCGACCAGAAGAACAACGTGATCGTGGTAAACCAGACGACCATTTCCCCACAGCCGGCCGGGTCGCTGCACGGCAGTCCGGGCCCGAGTGCGCATCTGCAGACCGGCACCGGCACGACGACGATCATGAACCAGTCGGGCACGATCAGCTCGACGACAACGAACCCGTCCGCACTGATCAAGAGCCTGCTGGCGAACAAGGTAACGACGGCGGTCACCGATAGTACGCTCTCCGCTGCTACCGCTggttccgctgctgctgctgctgccgctgctgctccttACTCCAGTAGTTTGTCCACTACTACTATCACCAACTCTCCTACTACCAATTGTTTGATTGCACCGAATGTTAACGTGCATCAG GTCGTCCAGAGGCAGCAGatgcagaagcagaagcaacTGATCGAACAGAAGCTGCTTTCCAACAGCCCCATCAATCCGTCGGTCGTCGTGACTTCGAACAATCCGAACAATCTCACCAACATCAAGGTGGGCAACTCGACCATCTCGATCAAGCCGGGCACGCTGCCCACCAACACGGTCATAACGGCGACCAATCCGCACGAAACATCGTTTAACGCACCGCCACCGCTGGCACCGCTCAGCCAGACGGGCATCCAGCAGGGCACGATCATCAAAACGATTGCGGCCGCCCCGCACGATCCGTCCCAGCACCATATGGGGTCGCCGGGCGGTAGTAAGCTGCTGCCCAACAAGGTACTGTCGGAGCTGCTGGAGAAGAAGCCGGGCGAAATGATCATTGCCGGCGAGACCACGATTAAGCGCAAGTACGACGTGACGGACACATCGATGGAACCGCCCGTGAAGCGCATGGAAGGTGGCACGAAAACAGCCGACCTGTACGCCGAGCTGGCCGGTTCGATAACGGAGGGAGAGGATGTGGAGGagcaaacaacagcagcagcagcgcaagaAGCGGAACAGCAAGCCGCTAAGCTTAAGCTGCAACAAATTgcgcatcagcagcagcagcaacaacaacaacaacaacacctcgtgcaacagcagcaccagcaacagcagcaacaacaacagcaacaacaaatgaTAACGATGCCCGTATCGATGCAGCGACAGATCATCGTTACGCCCAACAGTGCCCAGCCGATGATCATCTCCACGCCCACCGCAAATGTGGGCAGCAATCcggtccagcagcagcaacaacagcagctcACGTCGCAGACGACGGCCACCATCAAGACGGACAGTGGCTACCAAACCGTACCGATTATACTGCAGCACAATGCGATGGGTGGCGGTGGCACGCTGCAGCTACAGAAGGCGTCGGCAGCGCCGGGCGGAGCGATCATGCAATCGTCCGTACTGGCTGCCCCGCAGCATCCGCAACCGACGCAGTACATCCTAGCCACCAACCCTCAAGGACAGACGTACGTGGTGGCCCAGCAGCCTCAACCGCAGCCCCAGCTGCAACAAACGGTACTACTCGCCCAGGGACAACAACACGGCGGCACCGGCCAGAAGACGATCATcatcgtgcagcagcagcagccgcagcaacagACAACCGCCACGTCCCTTCCGCAAATGACGATGCAGAGCGCGATGGGCCCGAATCAGGGTGGGCAAACGACGCAGAAGATTTTCCTCAACCAGCAGGGCCAGCAGATACTGATGACGCAGCTTCCGCGCCAGATGATCGTAAGCCACGCGGGGCCGTCGGTGTCCGGTGGTGCCACGATCATCACATCCAGCGCTCCGACGATGATGCCGGGCAGCAGCACCGGTACCACGATGATTGCAACGGGCGGGGGCGGTGGTgccgttggtggtggtggcaccaTCATCGAAAAGAAACCGATCTACATCACCACGAACGCACAGGGCAATACGATCAGCTTCGAGGGGCCACCGCAGCAGCTGCAGATGCAAACGATACAGGCCGGGAGTACggtcggcggcggtggtggtggtggtacgtaCCAGATCAAACAGTACGGGaatgtgcagcagcaacagcagcagcaacagcagcagcacattaTTCAACAGGCAAACCTTTCGACCGGTGGGCCCGTCGGTCAGCAGACGATTCAGTTCATCCAGCAGCCCGGTACGGTCGTACAGACGCAAGGGCATCTAGCCTCGGCAACGCAAAGCATGCAACCGCAGCAAATTGTGTTCCAAACGCATGGTGGAGGAACGGGTGGCGGTACCGCGCAGATCATCCAGCAACAAATCATTCAAGCGGCACCGTCGGGCCAGCACGCAGGTCAACACATCGTCCAGAAAGTGTTGCACCAACAGCAACcgacccagcagcagcagcaacaccatctAATACACACCATCAAGGGGAACCAGACACAAATGATTACCGTTCAGCAGCAGAAACAGCCCATGGCAACCATTACGTCACAgcaggcgcagcagcagccgcaaccgTCAACCTCACAGCTGCCATCGACACTTTCGATCCAGCGGCAAACGGTCGGCGGCAGTCCACTGTCGCAGACGCTCGTTCCACCCAAACCTATGCCCGTACCGAATGTGGGCCTCACGGTAGCGTCTTCAGCGCCTCCTGCACCTACTCCCGGCCTTCCGGGTGGCAAGCAGCAATACTTTCAGGTGGTGCAGCAAAAAATATCTCCCGCACCATCGCAGGGAACGGGTGGCGGCAACACTGCCGTGCAGGGTACTGTTGTAACCGCTCAACAGCATCTTCGACACATGGCGGGCCCAAGTGGCTCTACGATCACTTCACAGGGTGGTCAGCAGTCGCTAGTGCCCTCAATAACGGTTACAGCGATTCCGGCACATTCggcaacaacaccaaccacAACCAGCACGATCACGAGCGGACAGTTCGCCGCGTCCCTTATGGCACAGGCAGCCGGACTAAACGTCCCCGTTACAACGACTACGTCAGCAACAGTATCAGCAGCCACAGCGTCCTCTATATCCACTTCTTCAGTCCctgctgttgcttctgctCAACCAACAGTAACAGCgcaaccgccaccaccaccaccaccgccgatTGCGAACACAATCACGATTCCGGTGTCGGTTGCGACGGCCAACGGCGGTACGTCCACCTCCATCCAGATGATCCCTGCGATGGACCCGCAAAAGATCGTCGAAGAGGACGTCGATCCGAGCTGGCCGTGGGTGTGCGATTGGCGCGGCTGCCCGAGGAAAAAGTTCCAGTCCGCGACGGAGGTGTTCCGGCACGCCTGCACCGTCCACTGTCCCGATACGGTGGATGTGTCCGCCGACATCTACTGCCAGTGGGGCCCCGGGCCGAATTTGTGCGATAATTTGCCGCGCAAGCGGTTCTCCCTCATGACGCATCTGCTCGATCGGCACTGTACGGCGGAT TCATTTAAAACGGCCGTACAAAGACGTCTTGCCGGTGGACCACAGCAACCGGTACAACCGTATCCGGTGACGCTGATACGCCAGCCGGGACCGGCCAATGCAGCGATCGCAAACAGTAGCAGTACATCAGCAGCACCCTCATCGGCCGGTGATCGAGGATCTCCGGCACCGGCCTCCTGCACCAAGGTGGAATCGACCGGTGGCACATCGGagggcagcagcggcagcggtagcagcagcacgaacGGACCCGGCCAACTGTCGGCAGCGGGCCCGGCAGCGATGCATGCCATCAAGCGCTACTCAATGGATTACGTCAACTCGAAGGAATTCCAG GATGAAATGGAAGGTCCTGTGACGAAAAGTATTCGGCTCACGTCCGCCCTGATCCTGCGGAATCTGGTTGTTTACACAAATTCCGCCAAAAG AAGCCTTCGCATGTACGAAGCACACCTGGCCGGTGTCGCGCTTAGCAATGTCGAGTCGAGCCGCACTGTAGCGCAGCTACTGTTTGAAATGAACGACACGGGGCCCAACTACTGA